A genomic segment from Stenotrophomonas maltophilia encodes:
- a CDS encoding chemotaxis protein CheA — protein MSMDLQRFHATFFEESREGLDAMEAGLLALESGQQDAEIINSVFRAAHSIKGGAGTFGFEAIAGLTHVLETLLDELRAGKRALEGHAVDAMLSSVDVLRALLREAEHGQAADPAAVAAVKARLEAVLSGQAAASAPAAAAAKVDDTPEAWQIGFTPAPSLFMSGNDPLRIIRELEHLGSLQVAARMDRLPGFAQLDPLEAHLAWDLGLVGKVPRSKIEDTFAWVLDDCELDIRPAAPPSLATQAPAAAAPAPVAAAPSAPAAPAASGSASQEAETSIRVSVDKVDALINLVGELVITQAMLKQVSHALDPVHAESLFAGLDQLERNTRDLQEAVIGVRMLPVDAVFRRFPRLVRDLSSRLGKQVRLRTVGEGTELDKGLIEKIADPLVHLVRNSIDHGLEMPDVRRGAGKDETGTITLAASHQGGHIVIEVSDDGRGLDRAKILAKAHERGLAVPDNPTDSQVWDLIFQPGFSTADAVTDLSGRGVGMDVVRRNIQALGGEVQIESSLGAGTRTLIRLPLTLAILDGMTVAVAGETLILPLAYVLEALQPQAEDIRSMAGEGRVLRVRGEYLPILSLSEYYGYGNRAPGSESLVVVVEGDGQKIALEVDELVGQQQVVVKNIENNYRRIGGVSGATILGDGRVALIVDIGGLVRSLRMPQAA, from the coding sequence ATGAGCATGGACCTGCAACGCTTCCACGCCACCTTCTTCGAGGAGAGCCGCGAAGGCCTCGACGCGATGGAGGCTGGCCTGCTGGCCCTGGAATCGGGGCAGCAGGACGCGGAGATCATCAATTCGGTGTTCCGCGCCGCCCACTCGATCAAGGGCGGCGCCGGCACCTTCGGCTTCGAGGCGATCGCCGGCCTGACCCACGTGCTGGAGACGCTGCTCGATGAGCTGCGCGCCGGCAAGCGGGCACTGGAAGGCCACGCCGTCGACGCCATGCTGTCCTCGGTGGACGTGCTGCGCGCCCTGCTGCGCGAAGCCGAACACGGCCAGGCCGCCGATCCGGCTGCGGTCGCTGCGGTGAAGGCACGCCTGGAAGCGGTTCTTTCCGGCCAGGCCGCAGCGAGCGCCCCGGCTGCCGCCGCAGCCAAGGTGGACGATACGCCGGAAGCCTGGCAGATCGGCTTCACCCCGGCGCCGTCGCTGTTCATGAGCGGCAACGATCCGCTGCGCATCATCCGCGAACTGGAACACCTTGGCTCGCTGCAGGTCGCCGCGCGCATGGACCGCCTGCCGGGCTTCGCCCAGCTCGATCCGCTCGAAGCCCACCTGGCGTGGGATCTGGGCCTGGTCGGCAAGGTGCCACGCAGCAAGATCGAAGACACCTTCGCCTGGGTGCTGGACGATTGCGAGCTGGACATCCGTCCGGCCGCGCCGCCGAGCCTGGCCACCCAGGCCCCGGCCGCAGCGGCTCCCGCTCCGGTCGCAGCGGCGCCGTCGGCACCTGCCGCGCCTGCCGCCAGCGGTAGTGCCAGCCAGGAAGCGGAAACCTCGATCCGCGTCAGCGTCGACAAGGTCGATGCGCTGATCAACCTGGTCGGCGAACTGGTCATCACCCAGGCCATGCTCAAGCAGGTCTCGCATGCGCTGGACCCGGTCCACGCCGAGAGCCTGTTCGCCGGCCTGGACCAGCTCGAACGCAACACCCGCGACCTGCAGGAAGCGGTGATCGGCGTGCGCATGCTGCCGGTCGATGCGGTGTTCCGCCGCTTCCCGCGCCTGGTCCGCGATCTGTCCAGCCGCCTGGGCAAGCAGGTGCGCCTGCGCACCGTCGGCGAAGGCACCGAGCTGGACAAGGGACTGATCGAGAAGATCGCCGATCCGCTGGTGCACCTGGTGCGCAACTCGATCGACCACGGCCTGGAAATGCCCGACGTGCGTCGCGGCGCGGGCAAGGACGAGACCGGCACGATCACGCTGGCGGCCTCGCATCAGGGCGGCCATATCGTCATCGAAGTCAGCGACGACGGTCGCGGCCTCGACCGCGCCAAGATCCTGGCCAAGGCTCACGAACGTGGCCTGGCGGTGCCGGACAACCCGACCGATTCGCAGGTCTGGGACCTGATCTTCCAGCCCGGCTTCTCCACTGCCGATGCGGTCACCGACCTGTCCGGGCGTGGCGTCGGCATGGATGTGGTCCGCCGCAACATCCAGGCGCTCGGGGGCGAGGTGCAGATCGAAAGCAGCCTCGGCGCCGGCACCCGCACGCTGATCCGCCTGCCGCTGACCCTGGCCATCCTCGATGGCATGACCGTGGCGGTGGCCGGTGAAACCCTGATCCTGCCGCTGGCCTATGTGCTTGAGGCATTGCAGCCGCAGGCCGAGGACATCCGCAGCATGGCCGGCGAAGGCCGCGTACTGCGCGTGCGTGGCGAGTACCTGCCGATCCTGTCGTTGAGCGAGTACTACGGCTACGGCAACCGCGCACCGGGCAGCGAATCGCTGGTGGTGGTGGTTGAAGGCGATGGCCAGAAGATCGCGCTGGAAGTAGACGAGCTCGTCGGCCAGCAGCAGGTGGTGGTGAAGAACATCGAGAACAACTACCGCCGCATCGGCGGGGTGTCCGGTGCCACCATCCTCGGCGACGGCCGCGTCGCGTTGATCGTCGATATCGGCGGGCTGGTGCGCTCGCTGCGGATGCCGCAGGCCGCCTGA
- a CDS encoding flagellar brake protein — protein sequence MSDGNDTAVHDVHAADAADERFLVRNPRQLRQLLRSLIDQRSLINAHIDGRDRSFPTALLDLDEDEDFLLLDGSPQEAANRAAEQADHLLCFAQLERVLVRFRLHELQRVDNDGHVAFRAPLPDELVHLQRRELYRLETPVTDSPQLLLPPGEARAEALSMRVVDISGGGLAVVVPSDCAVFGLQKRYPAQLSLPDGPDLDIELVVCNLLPQRQPNGIEVKRVGMRFESLPRGADSAIQRYIFRIDRQRKARRNGEL from the coding sequence ATGTCCGACGGCAACGACACTGCAGTGCATGATGTCCACGCGGCTGACGCCGCTGACGAGCGTTTCCTGGTCCGCAACCCGCGTCAGCTGCGCCAGCTGCTGCGCTCGCTGATCGACCAGCGATCGCTGATCAACGCCCATATCGACGGCCGCGACCGTTCCTTCCCGACCGCCCTGCTCGACCTCGACGAGGACGAGGACTTTCTGCTGCTCGATGGCAGCCCGCAGGAAGCCGCCAACCGCGCCGCCGAGCAGGCCGATCACCTGCTGTGCTTCGCACAGCTCGAACGGGTCCTGGTGCGCTTCCGCCTGCACGAACTGCAGCGCGTGGACAACGACGGCCACGTGGCCTTCCGCGCCCCGCTGCCGGACGAACTGGTGCACCTGCAGCGCCGCGAGCTGTACCGGCTGGAAACCCCCGTCACCGACTCGCCGCAGCTGCTGCTGCCACCCGGCGAAGCGCGTGCCGAAGCGCTGTCGATGCGGGTGGTGGACATCAGCGGCGGCGGCCTGGCCGTGGTGGTTCCCAGTGACTGTGCAGTGTTCGGCCTGCAGAAGCGCTATCCGGCGCAGCTGTCGCTGCCCGATGGCCCCGACCTCGACATCGAACTGGTGGTCTGCAATCTGCTGCCGCAGCGCCAGCCCAACGGCATCGAGGTCAAGCGCGTGGGCATGCGCTTCGAAAGCCTGCCGCGCGGCGCCGACAGCGCCATCCAGCGCTACATCTTCCGCATCGACCGCCAACGCAAGGCGCGCCGCAACGGCGAGCTCTGA
- a CDS encoding ParA family protein codes for MRIWAVANQKGGVGKTTTTLALGRGLAALGHRVLLIDLDPHASLSRAFGVPVDPPPAGVLELFGAPPADLSGLCHASSIHGLDYVCAQSALATLERRSANQPGLGLALQNALSRHQGQHDYILLDCAPTLGLLMINALAAADRLIIPTQAEPLALHGLDGMVRTGEMVERSRRRPLPISILPTLFDRRTRAGNESLRTMQDRHGSRVWEDAIPIDTRISNAAGLTLPSVGEDYPGRGLAAYRRALNWILGEDARALEQAA; via the coding sequence ATGCGCATCTGGGCAGTCGCCAACCAGAAGGGCGGAGTCGGCAAGACCACCACCACCCTCGCCCTCGGCCGCGGCCTGGCCGCGCTCGGCCATCGCGTGCTGCTGATCGACCTCGATCCGCATGCCTCGCTCAGCCGCGCCTTCGGCGTGCCGGTGGACCCGCCGCCGGCCGGCGTACTGGAACTGTTCGGCGCACCGCCAGCGGACCTGTCCGGCCTGTGCCATGCCAGCAGCATCCATGGCCTGGACTACGTCTGCGCACAGTCGGCGTTGGCCACGCTGGAACGCCGCAGCGCCAACCAACCCGGTCTCGGCCTGGCCCTGCAGAACGCCCTGTCGCGCCACCAGGGCCAGCACGACTACATCCTGCTGGATTGCGCACCGACCCTCGGCCTGCTGATGATCAACGCGCTGGCCGCAGCCGATCGCCTGATCATCCCGACCCAGGCCGAGCCGCTGGCCCTGCACGGCCTGGATGGCATGGTCCGCACCGGCGAGATGGTCGAACGTTCGCGCCGCCGCCCGCTGCCGATCTCGATCCTGCCGACCCTGTTCGACCGCCGCACCCGCGCCGGCAACGAGTCGCTGCGCACCATGCAGGACCGTCATGGCAGCCGCGTGTGGGAAGACGCGATTCCGATCGACACCCGCATCAGCAATGCCGCCGGCCTGACCCTGCCGAGCGTTGGCGAGGACTACCCGGGCCGCGGCCTGGCCGCCTACCGCCGTGCGCTGAACTGGATCCTGGGCGAGGATGCCCGCGCCCTGGAGCAGGCCGCATGA
- a CDS encoding methyl-accepting chemotaxis protein encodes MPWINNLKLMPKLMLTFGVILLVMLLQGIVAYRGLHSLNNVTTELAGSRMESIRMAGEMRGMLGEYRNAAYQQLIRASDDVKSDARKQAVELRESMDKSIKGYPALVDNPQQKKLFDTFAKEWKDALASYDSVTEMLELDLPDDAIDTFVGETRTKHRKAASALEALIAEDNRLARASREEAESTYSASAVLTVIALLGGAALGLVLVWLFARALVGSVRGAVSVANDVAGGKLDGHIDVSRQDEVGELMQSMQRMQRDLRERIETDQAIARENLRIRTALDYSSTGVYLTDTSNTIVYSNRALQQTLSQYQDDVRRDLPDFDAQASLIGKPVTVLEHRGEMDQTLLGNLKAHGVARRPMQYGDAQFAQVVSTIRNEGGDTVGYVVEWRDRTQEAQVEAEVARVIAQAAAGDLSGRIDATDKEGFFLQLAQQINGLLDANAGSIEQISGLLAALSQGDLTVRMHGDYQGVFARMRDDANATAAQLSEIVTRIKQSSRAISSAAGEIASGNSDLSRRTEQQAANLEETAASMEELTSTVRQNAEHARQANQLAIGAHGVASQGGSVVGQVVTTMSAIEASSKKIAEIISVIDGIAFQTNILALNAAVEAARAGEQGRGFAVVASEVRTLAQRSAAAAKEIKGLIDDSVGKVNDGSALVHKAGATMGEIVASVQRVTDIMAEISAASQEQSAGIEQVNQTVVQMDETTQQNAALVEEATAAARAMEEQAGHLSEAVSIFVVDEAEVVTAPRVAAAPAPRATAPVAPAPVAPPARRTAGGRPMATELADGDWQEF; translated from the coding sequence ATGCCGTGGATCAACAACCTGAAACTGATGCCGAAGCTGATGCTGACCTTCGGCGTCATCCTGCTGGTGATGCTGCTGCAGGGCATCGTCGCCTATCGTGGCCTGCATTCGCTGAACAACGTCACCACCGAACTGGCCGGTTCGCGCATGGAGAGCATCCGCATGGCCGGCGAGATGCGCGGCATGCTGGGCGAATACCGCAATGCCGCCTACCAGCAGTTGATCCGCGCCAGCGACGACGTCAAGTCCGATGCACGCAAGCAGGCCGTCGAACTGCGCGAGAGCATGGACAAGTCGATCAAGGGCTATCCGGCACTGGTCGACAACCCGCAGCAGAAGAAGCTGTTCGACACCTTCGCCAAGGAATGGAAGGACGCCCTGGCTTCCTATGACAGCGTCACCGAGATGCTGGAACTGGACCTGCCGGACGACGCCATCGATACCTTCGTCGGCGAAACCCGCACCAAGCACCGCAAGGCCGCCTCGGCGCTGGAAGCGCTGATCGCCGAAGACAACCGCCTCGCCCGCGCCTCGCGCGAAGAGGCCGAATCCACTTACTCCGCCTCGGCCGTGCTGACCGTGATCGCCCTACTGGGCGGCGCCGCGCTCGGCCTGGTGCTGGTGTGGCTGTTTGCCCGCGCCCTGGTCGGCAGCGTGCGTGGCGCCGTCTCGGTCGCCAACGACGTCGCCGGCGGCAAGCTCGATGGCCACATCGACGTCAGCCGCCAGGACGAAGTGGGCGAACTGATGCAGTCCATGCAGCGCATGCAGCGCGACCTGCGCGAGCGCATCGAGACCGACCAGGCCATCGCCCGCGAGAACCTGCGCATCCGTACCGCGCTGGATTACAGCTCGACCGGCGTGTACCTGACCGACACCAGCAACACCATCGTCTACAGCAACCGCGCCCTGCAGCAGACCCTGAGCCAGTACCAGGACGACGTGCGCCGCGACCTGCCGGACTTCGATGCGCAGGCCTCGCTGATCGGCAAGCCGGTCACCGTGCTTGAACACCGCGGCGAGATGGACCAGACCCTGCTGGGCAACCTGAAGGCACACGGCGTCGCCCGTCGCCCGATGCAGTATGGCGATGCCCAGTTCGCCCAGGTGGTCTCGACCATCCGCAACGAAGGCGGCGACACCGTCGGCTACGTGGTGGAATGGCGCGACCGCACCCAGGAAGCGCAGGTCGAAGCCGAAGTGGCACGCGTGATCGCCCAGGCCGCCGCTGGTGACCTGTCCGGCCGCATCGACGCCACCGACAAGGAAGGCTTCTTCCTGCAGCTGGCCCAGCAGATCAACGGCCTGCTGGACGCCAACGCTGGCAGCATCGAACAGATCTCCGGACTGCTTGCCGCGCTGTCGCAGGGCGACCTGACCGTGCGCATGCACGGCGACTACCAGGGCGTGTTCGCCCGCATGCGTGACGATGCCAACGCCACCGCCGCGCAGCTGAGCGAGATCGTCACCCGCATCAAGCAGTCCAGCCGCGCGATCAGCTCGGCCGCCGGCGAGATCGCCTCGGGCAACAGCGACCTGTCGCGCCGCACCGAGCAGCAGGCCGCCAACCTGGAAGAAACCGCTGCTTCGATGGAGGAACTGACCTCCACCGTGCGCCAGAACGCCGAGCACGCCCGCCAGGCCAACCAGCTCGCCATCGGCGCACACGGCGTCGCCTCGCAGGGCGGCAGCGTGGTCGGCCAGGTGGTCACCACCATGTCGGCCATCGAAGCCTCGTCGAAGAAGATCGCCGAGATCATCTCGGTCATCGACGGCATCGCCTTCCAGACCAACATCCTGGCGCTGAACGCCGCAGTGGAAGCCGCGCGTGCCGGTGAACAGGGCCGTGGTTTCGCCGTGGTCGCCAGCGAAGTGCGTACCCTCGCCCAGCGCTCGGCCGCCGCCGCCAAGGAGATCAAGGGCCTGATCGACGACTCGGTCGGCAAGGTCAACGATGGCTCGGCACTGGTGCACAAGGCCGGCGCGACCATGGGTGAGATCGTCGCCTCGGTGCAGCGCGTGACCGACATCATGGCCGAGATTTCCGCTGCCTCGCAGGAACAGTCGGCTGGCATCGAGCAGGTCAACCAGACCGTGGTGCAGATGGACGAGACCACCCAGCAGAATGCCGCGCTGGTGGAGGAAGCCACCGCCGCCGCACGTGCAATGGAAGAACAGGCCGGCCATCTCAGCGAAGCGGTGTCGATCTTCGTGGTCGACGAAGCCGAGGTCGTCACCGCCCCGCGCGTCGCCGCCGCCCCGGCCCCGCGAGCCACTGCGCCGGTCGCCCCGGCACCGGTGGCACCGCCGGCCCGCCGCACCGCTGGCGGTCGCCCGATGGCCACCGAACTGGCCGACGGAGACTGGCAGGAGTTCTGA
- a CDS encoding STAS domain-containing protein: MSTVELGGDLGIESTTELKNRLAPLVEQAGELTLDASQVARIHTAAVQVLCAFVQARREAGLGTGFHGCTATFRDAARLLGVTQALGLDVTHDNLKSVENAA, translated from the coding sequence ATGAGCACTGTCGAACTGGGTGGGGATCTCGGCATCGAGAGCACTACCGAGCTCAAGAACCGCCTCGCCCCACTGGTGGAGCAGGCAGGCGAGCTGACCCTGGATGCCAGCCAGGTCGCCCGCATCCACACGGCCGCCGTGCAGGTGCTGTGTGCGTTCGTGCAGGCCCGCCGCGAGGCAGGCCTGGGCACCGGCTTCCACGGTTGCACCGCAACCTTCCGTGACGCCGCGCGCCTGCTGGGCGTCACCCAGGCCCTGGGCCTGGACGTAACCCATGACAACCTGAAATCTGTGGAGAACGCTGCATGA
- a CDS encoding response regulator, which yields MSARILVVDDSASMRQMVSFALTSAGFTVEEAEDGAVALGRAKGQRFNAVVTDVNMPNMDGIALIRELRQLPDYKFTPLLMLTTESAADKKSEGKAAGATGWLVKPFNPEQLVATVQKVLG from the coding sequence ATGAGCGCACGTATCTTGGTGGTGGACGATTCGGCGTCGATGCGCCAGATGGTGTCCTTCGCCCTCACCTCGGCCGGTTTTACCGTCGAAGAAGCTGAAGACGGCGCGGTCGCGCTCGGTCGTGCCAAGGGCCAGCGCTTCAATGCGGTGGTCACCGACGTCAACATGCCCAACATGGACGGCATCGCGCTGATCCGCGAACTGCGCCAGCTGCCGGACTACAAGTTCACCCCGCTGCTGATGCTGACCACCGAATCTGCCGCCGACAAGAAGTCCGAAGGCAAGGCCGCCGGTGCCACCGGTTGGCTGGTCAAGCCGTTCAATCCCGAACAGCTGGTCGCCACCGTGCAGAAAGTGCTGGGCTGA
- a CDS encoding chemotaxis protein CheW — MNDKTSSAASAGGEFLSFTLGDEHYGVDILKVQEIRGYDAVTRVPDAPDYIKGVINLRGTIVPVIDLRLKLRLDNARYDAFTVMIVLNVEDRVVGIVVDSVSDVIPLSAEQIRPTPEFGAAVDTRFISGIGTHDDRMLILLDIETLLDSADMGQASLAEDVAA, encoded by the coding sequence ATGAACGACAAGACCAGCTCCGCCGCCAGCGCCGGTGGCGAATTCCTCAGCTTCACCCTTGGTGACGAACACTACGGCGTGGACATCCTCAAGGTGCAGGAAATCCGTGGCTACGACGCCGTCACCCGCGTGCCGGATGCGCCGGACTACATCAAGGGCGTGATCAACCTGCGCGGCACCATCGTCCCGGTCATCGACCTGCGCCTGAAGCTGCGCCTGGACAACGCCCGCTACGACGCCTTCACCGTGATGATCGTGCTGAACGTGGAAGACCGCGTGGTCGGCATCGTCGTCGACAGCGTCTCCGACGTGATCCCGCTGTCGGCCGAGCAGATCCGCCCGACCCCGGAATTCGGTGCCGCCGTCGATACCCGCTTCATCTCCGGCATCGGTACCCACGACGATCGCATGCTGATCCTGCTGGACATCGAGACCCTGCTCGACAGCGCCGACATGGGCCAGGCCAGCCTCGCCGAAGACGTCGCCGCCTGA
- a CDS encoding chemotaxis protein CheW: protein MNSTGILDDYLDELLGEAIVAPPPAVLSPASAGPGPAVEAVAEREPTWDDLPAEVIYETESVAAMPSEDNPALEAAFDAASAPVSVIDAEREPTWDDLPAEVIYETDAVVAAPSEDEAALEAAFEAAAAPASTAITEREPTWDDLPDEVIHETAPAPAAAAAKTGPEPTWDDLPDEVIYETDPADSHRLAHTDSPGLQAAFEAAAGGEDVPTPPPAVVAAAVAPSAARPAPAPAPAARAATPPPRVAVDAPAGNRPGTWQELQAQAHQPARSPHPQNRRAGERTSRWLRLRCGTQAYALELLKVQEVVLPVPLLPLRGTAAAMLGIMNLRGQVVPVMDLGLHLGAAAAEDDAQTRIVVLEEDGETIGLRVSAVEDVANLTDSQIEPPDTARICQISNDLFRGVARVSQRPMILLDATRLLS from the coding sequence ATGAACAGCACCGGCATCCTCGACGATTACCTGGACGAACTGTTGGGCGAAGCGATTGTCGCGCCGCCGCCTGCCGTGCTGTCGCCCGCCAGCGCCGGGCCGGGCCCGGCGGTCGAAGCGGTCGCCGAGCGCGAGCCGACCTGGGATGACCTGCCGGCCGAAGTGATCTACGAAACGGAATCCGTCGCCGCCATGCCGAGCGAGGACAACCCCGCGCTGGAAGCTGCCTTCGATGCCGCCTCCGCGCCCGTCAGCGTGATCGATGCAGAACGCGAACCCACCTGGGACGATCTGCCGGCCGAAGTGATCTACGAAACGGATGCCGTCGTTGCGGCCCCGTCCGAGGATGAGGCTGCACTGGAGGCGGCCTTCGAGGCCGCCGCCGCACCGGCCAGCACCGCGATCACGGAACGCGAGCCGACCTGGGATGACCTTCCCGACGAAGTCATCCACGAAACCGCGCCGGCACCGGCTGCGGCCGCTGCCAAAACGGGTCCGGAACCCACTTGGGACGATCTTCCGGACGAAGTGATCTACGAGACCGACCCGGCGGACAGCCATCGCCTCGCCCACACCGACAGCCCCGGCCTGCAGGCCGCCTTCGAAGCGGCCGCCGGTGGCGAAGACGTGCCCACGCCGCCACCCGCCGTTGTTGCAGCAGCGGTGGCACCGTCGGCGGCACGTCCTGCACCGGCCCCGGCCCCGGCCGCACGCGCCGCCACACCGCCGCCACGCGTCGCCGTCGATGCCCCCGCAGGCAACCGCCCCGGCACCTGGCAGGAACTGCAGGCGCAGGCCCACCAACCGGCCCGCAGCCCGCATCCGCAGAACCGTCGCGCCGGCGAACGCACCTCGCGCTGGCTGCGCCTGCGCTGCGGCACCCAGGCCTATGCCCTGGAACTGCTGAAGGTTCAGGAGGTCGTGCTGCCGGTACCGCTGCTGCCGTTGCGCGGCACCGCTGCAGCAATGCTGGGCATCATGAACCTGCGCGGCCAGGTGGTTCCGGTGATGGATCTGGGCCTGCACCTGGGCGCGGCCGCCGCCGAGGACGACGCACAGACCCGCATCGTGGTGCTGGAGGAAGACGGCGAAACCATCGGCCTGCGCGTGTCCGCGGTGGAAGATGTCGCCAACCTCACCGATTCGCAGATTGAACCGCCCGATACCGCGCGCATCTGCCAGATCTCAAACGACCTGTTCCGCGGCGTGGCCCGGGTCAGCCAGCGCCCGATGATCCTGCTCGACGCCACCCGGCTGCTGAGCTGA
- a CDS encoding methyl-accepting chemotaxis protein: MKWFQDLPIARKLAVGFTLTTLMTLVLGAFALLRLSEANKQLGEMASNDIPSVQHLGEARSQLGEFRTYELALLSMLDQPDKVTDYNKRMDDTARTVHEELAAYSALPALAKERELYRAASAQLDRYFAANKAMREAVAAGDGALAQQISDEQSRPARRDLFAAMKTLGAHIAGLMDGKIADANATHRTSMIAIVSCIVLLSLVAAALATVISRAVTGPLGKAVHAIQAVARGDLSVSTQATSKDEAGKMLAATAEMTAMLRRFSEQTQLMAQMHAGPDISHRIPEDFPGVYGQLAGGINTVIFEHLDSIRDAIDVLNQYAIGNLTPDARRLPGSRAILHESMDAAKASLLAINSQIQQLAAAAAAGDFSQRGDAQRFQHDFKLMIEHLNTMMQVADGNLGQLSQLLQSIAAGDLTARMDGQFNGVFARMRDDANTTVAQLTQIVGQIQASAGSITLAAGEIASGNSDLSRRTEQQAANLEETAASMEELTSTVRQNAEHARQANQLAIGAHGVASQGGDVVGQVVTTMSAIEASSKKIAEIISVIDGIAFQTNILALNAAVEAARAGEQGRGFAVVASEVRTLAQRSAAAAKEIKGLIDDSVGKVAEGSSLVHQAGSTMGEIVASVQRVTDIMAEISAASQEQSAGIEQVNQTVVQMDETTQQNAALVEEATAAARAMEDQAMQLGEAVARFRLASQGTTAIPARPLAAPVPRQVAAAAPAAKPAPARALRTATAQPALAADGDWQEF, from the coding sequence ATGAAGTGGTTCCAAGATCTGCCCATCGCCCGCAAGCTGGCCGTGGGGTTCACGCTTACCACGCTGATGACCCTGGTCCTCGGCGCCTTCGCCCTGCTGCGCCTGAGCGAGGCCAACAAGCAGCTCGGCGAGATGGCCAGCAACGATATTCCGTCGGTCCAGCACCTGGGCGAGGCGCGCTCACAGCTGGGGGAGTTCCGCACCTACGAACTGGCCCTGCTGAGCATGCTCGACCAGCCGGACAAAGTGACCGACTACAACAAGCGCATGGACGACACCGCCAGGACCGTGCATGAGGAACTGGCCGCCTATTCGGCACTGCCGGCACTGGCCAAGGAACGTGAGCTGTATCGTGCCGCCAGCGCGCAGCTGGATCGCTACTTCGCCGCCAACAAAGCCATGCGCGAAGCCGTAGCCGCAGGTGATGGCGCCCTCGCACAGCAGATCTCCGATGAGCAGTCGCGTCCGGCGCGCCGCGACCTGTTCGCCGCAATGAAGACCCTGGGCGCCCACATCGCCGGTCTGATGGACGGCAAGATCGCCGATGCCAACGCCACCCATCGCACCAGCATGATCGCCATCGTCAGCTGCATCGTGCTGCTGTCGCTGGTGGCCGCCGCGCTGGCCACAGTCATCTCGCGCGCCGTTACCGGTCCGCTCGGCAAGGCCGTGCATGCCATCCAGGCCGTCGCCCGCGGCGACCTGAGCGTCAGCACCCAGGCCACCAGCAAGGACGAAGCCGGCAAGATGCTGGCCGCCACTGCCGAGATGACCGCGATGCTGCGCCGCTTCAGCGAACAGACCCAGCTGATGGCGCAGATGCATGCCGGACCGGACATCAGCCACCGTATCCCGGAAGACTTCCCGGGCGTCTACGGCCAGCTGGCCGGCGGTATCAACACGGTCATCTTCGAACATCTCGACTCGATCCGCGATGCCATCGACGTGCTCAACCAGTACGCCATCGGCAACCTCACCCCGGATGCACGCCGCCTGCCCGGCAGCCGCGCGATCCTGCACGAATCCATGGATGCAGCCAAGGCCAGCCTGCTGGCAATCAATTCGCAGATCCAGCAGTTGGCCGCGGCGGCCGCCGCCGGTGACTTCAGCCAGCGCGGCGACGCCCAGCGTTTCCAGCACGACTTCAAGCTGATGATCGAGCACCTCAACACCATGATGCAGGTGGCCGACGGCAACCTCGGCCAGCTCTCGCAGCTGCTGCAGTCGATCGCCGCCGGCGACCTGACCGCACGCATGGACGGCCAGTTCAACGGCGTGTTCGCACGCATGCGCGACGATGCCAATACCACCGTTGCACAGCTGACCCAGATCGTCGGCCAGATCCAGGCCAGCGCCGGCAGCATCACCCTGGCCGCCGGTGAGATTGCTTCGGGCAACAGTGACCTGTCGCGCCGCACCGAGCAGCAGGCCGCCAACCTGGAAGAAACCGCTGCCTCGATGGAGGAATTGACCTCCACCGTGCGCCAGAACGCCGAGCACGCCCGCCAGGCCAACCAGCTCGCCATCGGCGCACACGGCGTCGCCTCGCAGGGCGGCGATGTGGTCGGCCAGGTGGTCACCACCATGTCGGCCATCGAAGCCTCGTCAAAGAAGATCGCCGAGATCATCAGCGTCATCGACGGCATCGCCTTCCAGACCAACATCCTGGCGCTGAACGCCGCGGTGGAAGCCGCGCGTGCCGGTGAACAGGGCCGTGGTTTCGCCGTGGTCGCCAGCGAAGTGCGCACCCTCGCCCAGCGCTCGGCCGCCGCCGCCAAGGAGATCAAGGGCCTGATCGACGACTCGGTCGGCAAGGTCGCCGAAGGTTCCAGCCTGGTCCACCAGGCCGGCAGCACCATGGGCGAGATCGTCGCCTCGGTGCAGCGCGTGACCGACATCATGGCCGAGATCTCCGCCGCCTCGCAGGAACAGTCGGCCGGCATCGAGCAGGTCAACCAGACCGTGGTGCAGATGGACGAGACCACCCAGCAGAATGCCGCGCTGGTGGAGGAAGCCACCGCCGCCGCACGCGCAATGGAAGACCAGGCCATGCAGCTGGGTGAAGCCGTGGCCCGCTTCCGGCTGGCATCGCAGGGCACGACGGCCATCCCGGCACGCCCGCTGGCGGCGCCGGTACCGCGCCAGGTCGCAGCCGCCGCACCGGCCGCAAAGCCGGCCCCGGCGCGTGCGCTACGTACGGCGACGGCCCAGCCGGCGCTGGCCGCGGACGGCGACTGGCAGGAGTTCTGA